DNA from Thunnus maccoyii chromosome 5, fThuMac1.1, whole genome shotgun sequence:
AAATCTTTTACAATTCATTGATGGTTAACATCATGTATCGTACCTTTAAGTCAGAAGGTTAACTAGattatttaataattcagtgttttttgacAGATGTTCTGCGGTTTCTTACCGTACAATTTACCACAAGAAGGCCAAGTTCTAATTATCTCTTAGAAATTTCGAGCTGTTCTTTCATTTTCCCATATATGGGCCCTGATGCTTATTGAGTATATGTTGATGCACAAAATGCTGTAAATAGTTGTGTGCTCTTATTCTGCTGTCTTCTTATTTTCATGATCTAACTGCTTGGCACAGACACAAACTGACTCAGGCCCCGGCTGAGTATCTTTAATATTTCCTCCTTGATTCTGATTAGATTTTAAAACTCAGGAGGAAGCATCTGCTCACAGCTGACTCATTAACAATCACTGGaagatttattgttttttttttttgtttttttttaattaaattttattcCAGACCACTCAGTATTGAACCTTTTTCACATGCAATGCTAAGGCTGCAAGAACACAGATGTGTTGGGTATCAGCAGACAGCCCCGCTTCAGCTCTGCTTGAACTGCTGCTGCAGGGTGTTCACGTTTGATCCACAGAACAGCAGTGAATACAGCGCTGTATTTACACAGGCAGGGAAAACAATTATCCTTCTTCACATTTGGACAGGAAGAGAGCTCTGGTAGAGATGTTTTTGTAATGTGGACAGAATCTGATTTGGAGTCTAGCTTTGGCatgattttgatttttcttgTTTACACTAGTAAAAATATCTCTTTGGCTTTCTTGTAGCTTTCTTGTAGCCAGACTCACTCCGAAGTGATGTTATGTGGTCTCTGAAACCAGGAGACAGGGATGTTCCACGGCTTGGGTTCTTAAACTGAGACCCCAAAAGCTAGAATGGTGTTTCAGGATTTAAGTCCCATTAAATGAACCAATTTTCTCATTGGGCTCCCAGGTTTAAGACGTTTCAGAACAATGGCTGTCCAGGAAAGTCTGCCGAACTTGGAAACATGATGTTCCCTACTCCTGTTCTGGTTTATCCACATCTTGGTTCAAATAGAGAAACGGATGTATTATAATTGTTATGAAAGCTATATTCAAAcattttactttacattttacaacttGCTTTTGTGCAAGtaaatatgaggaaaaaaagaagaaaaaaaacacaaaactgttgAACATTGTGCCTCATCTCCCACCGAGCCTGTCTTTGACTTCTGTCTCTATCTCCTCTGTAAAAAGGAATCTCCTTGTACATACAATTTGAGAATGCATTGGAACTGCAtcattgtacagtatgtatgtgtgcgtgtcaCTGAGCATAGCAACAAGCTAATGTGGTATTACAGCCgtctcatttacatttttccgCAGAGAAAGGCAGGTTGGGTTGGGTttcccaaaacaacaaacttaaTGTTTTGTACTTTGTTGTTCCTCTCTGTTTTATGTGGTTTAACACCCACTacaatgtgcaaatgttcacaaCCCTTAAAAGCTTGTCATGATTGTCTTTAAGCCGATCACTTGTAGAATAGATGATTTTCACAGAGGGATCCCGCCAAAAACAGAAGATgctatctgaaaaaaaacaaaaaaaaactagaatGTATGCTGACAAAGAATTTTAATTAAAACCTGAAGGAAAACCATTCTTTTGTCTCCCTCCACCCTCTACTGGATTTGAATAAATTGGTCATTGCCCAAAAAGATCTCAGAGCTAACTTGAGCTTTGCTCCATTGGAAGCAGATGGGGCATAGATCatatgtaaaaacagaaaaagtagaGCCAGCAGTGAATGAAGCAACTTAAGAAACTTCTTTGGGCGAATGTACGTAAATTTTCGATTCAGAACTTTTTCTCACACCTTTGACTAGATAAAATCATAACACCACAGACACACCAGGTTAAACCAAACCTAACTTTTGTCAAGTGTTGGTCCAGCCAAAAACTGGTTTTATATAAGGAACTCTTCAACACTGTTGAACGCAATTATAATCTTTACAGTACAGTTTGGTAAGCCCAGCCCAGAGAGGAGCTTTAGGGTGGGTGATGGGTAATCTCACTCAAACTCAGGTGGACATATCACATCCTTGTTTTTCAAAAGTTTTAAGAtggaaaaacaagtgaaaaatgtaatctgGAGGTCTGTGTGGCTTTTAAATttcaactgtttttcttttttttcatttaatggaAGAATGAATGATTGTCATAATCAGATTGTTGTAATTTATAATGGACAGCTTCAGTTCAGTGTAATGATACTCTCATATTAACGCTTTGTATTGTCTGTACTTGGTATCATCTGTTCTGTTGCCCATCTCCCTTATTCCCCtccaaatttttttttgtggacttacagtacattttaaGCCCATTTCTGGAAATGGGGCAGTTATACTTAATTAAAACTTGTGAAATTCATTGGAATGTGGcgttttatattttgaatacTATAACTTTGTGTATGAAAATAAGTAGACTTATTCAGCATGTCCACTGAAAAAGGCAATAACAAAATCACATAGTGCAAAGAGGATTAGGTTGACTGAAAGCTTAAGATGAGCCGCCGCTGTGCAATCTCAAAGAACTCTGATGCAACGTCTGGACTTTTCTGAAATCAAATGCTCACTGTTCATTGACATCAAAgatcattttctgtgtgtgcaaccaggatattaaaaaaaaacaataaaaaatgtggATGTGAAAAAGGTTgggaggtttttattttttttaaatttacacaaCCTTGAAACTTGAAATTTAGATTGTAAATTTGACTTCAGTCAAGAACATAATCTCAACATCTGTTTTGTATTTCAGCCTGTCAGGATTATATTATTTTCCTTCTAATAAATTAcatgattttatatttatttacctcAGTTGATATTTGGCTCATTCTAGCATTCACTGGGCATGAAATTGTTGTATTATCTTCTCCTATAACACACCAAATCACAAAATGGTTGTCTGGGTTGCTGGGTATTGTAGGCACAAGACAACGTCATAGTTGGAAACTTGTGTGTCCATAActgtcacatacagtaccagtcaaaagtttggacacatgtACTCTTTCAagagattttctttatttttactattttctacattgtaggACAATattgaagacatcaaaactataaaataaaacatatagaATCATCAGCACAACTGATGGTCTCAAACACATTAAGAAGGCAAGAAATTCCATCAATTAACTTTGACAAGACCACCTGTTAATTGAAAACCATTCCAGGTGAAaacctcatgaagctggttaaGATATTGCCCatagtgtgcaaagctgtcatcgaggcaaacagtggctactttaaggaatgaaaaatatgaaacatattttggtttgtttgttagaAACACTTTGTTGTTTACTACATAATTCCAAATGTGTTAtatcatagttttgatgtcttcagtatttttctacaatgtagaaaatagtaaaaataaagaaaaacccttgaatgagtaggtgtgtccaaatatttgactggtattgtatgtAAATCAGCAATgggacatacatacagtaatcaCATCAGTGAATCCCTGTGTGTGGAGGATCCTTCCACACACTTTATTCAAAAAGCAActtataattgttttaattaataaacaGTCTAATGTCCCAGATCCAAAACTCTAAATACCCACACTGACCAACTTTTCTGTACATTTACACTGACAGTGTGTCTGCATTCAGCCTGACGCAGTTAAGACCTTCGTGACCCCATTCCTGCAGCCACAGTCATGCATCTTATGATAAATTTATGACttaacaataatgtgtgtctccCTGAACAAGAATGGCATTTTTTGGGGCACTGACAATGAACCATGTTGTTGACTAAAACCTCTCACCAACCAGCCTCACAAGTTTTTGGCAAGATACCATTTAACCAAAAAGCACATTCTGTACACCAGGTTGATTATTTATCTGCTTAAGTTGAGCATTTGAAGTGTCATAATTATGGAACATTTTTCTAAACATCTCaagtttacttttactttaacattTACTTCACTTAACATCTAAAATCAAATTAGCTGTTGTTTTAAAGCTTTCAGAATTGAAAGTTGTACTGAACAGAGTGCAAAATCTAAattattaaattcaaaatgtgtGCAAGGCATAACACTATTTTTCAACTACATCCATTGTGTTCCACGTGATCCATCtagatctgtgaatgtgtttttctgttggaATGCAGTTAAATATGACTGTTTCTCTGTATAAATCTACCTTAcagcattttgaatttttttttaaaacatgacgGTGAGTATATAAAGAggtttaaagaaaaacacaaaaagtaacacaaaacaaatcaagTCATTATAATTATAGTAATAACTGAAATGTTcacatgaaatgtgaaaaaagagTGTTCACATGCCTGACTGCGGCCTTCTCACAAACACTCAGCAGAGGTtttgttgcatgtgtgtgtatgtgtgtgagtgtgtactaTGGTCCCAGCTAGCTCCCAGTGTGCAGCCGGTTTCCATTTAGGCATCATTTGTTGTTCCTCCAGGGAACAGATACTGTGACCGTCCATGTGTGCATCTATCCAGCATTAAGGGAGAAAAGAACATCTCTGCAAGTTACCTCTGATTCACATCAGACCATGAAGAGTCTCTTCTGTCTTCCCACACGCCCAGTACACAGCCATCTGCAGTCCTGACTGTCCACATAGTCCAATGAATGTCAGAATATTAACATTGCATTTACACTTCAATGGGGTTAAACCAGCAAACCACATTTCGTTATGTTGTCTTTTCGGATTGCTTGTTGCTGTGCAAACAATTACAGCACATTACATTCAAAGTCTTACATCAAATTTATGgttaaaaaagacacaagacACAAAAGACAATTATAATAACTTGAGAGCAATCTTTCATACAAATCCAGGTCTTGCTGCACTGCTGTTCACAAACACTGTATGAACAAACACTCTGATAGCAGAAGCCTAAATTCTCTTTGGGCTTCCTTACTGAAAAACCTGAAGCACATTTGGCCTTTGCCAATTCATTTCCCCAAAGACAATCTGCCAGGTTGGATAAAAGTTTCATATGAGTCAActgtgcttttaaaaacatcacaggGCTTTCAAGTTGGCCACATCCATTTTCTACATGCTCGGGCTCTTGCAGATCCCACTCATCCCTGCCGGAAGTCACTAATGCGTGACAAACACCTGCTTCTCACCGTAGTCAGTCTCCTCTCCTGCATCTCCCACCTTATCCTTCCACCTGAAGGGCCAGGACGTTGGGCTGGTCCTGTTGTGGCAGCTCAGTTTGGGGTCATGCAGCAGGTTCCACATGAGCCAGATCTGGGGCACACTGAGGCTGTGAACAACCATGAGTTCCCGGTAGAAGCAAGGGTCAAATGTCTGAAGGTGGGGTGCTGCAGATGGTCGGGGAATTCCAAAAGTCCGAAAGCCCCGGTGGCGAGACGGTTTAACGCCAATCAGCTGGAGGCACATTCCCAGAAAGACATCATCAATGGGGAACAACTCCACctagaggtaaaaaaaaaaattgtatatCAAAGAATtcttaaaaacagacacactaagttgttaaaatttatttttctaacTTTTAAGTACCTGTTGACAGGCAGTGCTAAGTCTCCGAGCTGTATGTCCAGACATGACAAACCCTCCTCCCCCAGCATAAGATGGGTACAAACCCCCTCCATACATAAACTCTGGCACGTAATACTTGGAACTTCGGCGTCGAATGGGTTTAGCATGGACAATAATATCACCAACAAAGAGATCCTCATCTGACTTTTGACCTTGTAGCATCTCTAGTATGTTTTCTATGTTCACATACACATCAGCATCACCCTTGAAGATGAACCTGTATGAGAAATCATAACaggaaaagacaagaaagacaTCAGGTATGAGTCACATAATGCTAGGAATTAGCTCAACTCATGATTCAGATTAGTTTTATGGAGACTGACTCGACATGAGGACAGCTGCTGTTGATCCATTCCAGAAAGTGTGTTTCCTTCAGTGTCAGGTTGAAGAAGGTGTCCTCAAAGTCCCACAGCAGGATGTCCCTATAGGTTTCACTCTCATAGGCCAGGAGCCGATCCCACAGAGGCAAGGCAGTCCGATTCCTGGGAACACCCAGTAGGAAAAGAGTACGGATGGACACACCATTTTTGAAATGTCCTTCTTTACCCCAGGTCCGACGTACCACCTGAAAGAATTaaatgtggagagagagagattattttGTTGACTAAGAAACTGAGTGAATAAAACATCAGCTCAGACCTGTGTTTTAATTGATTGACAGCAAAAAGTGTTGTTAACACATGAAGTCGACATGGTGAATAGTTGTTTACATGTCAAGCAGACAGAGCAAAATTAACATTCCTTTGGGGTCATAATggtgtccaatattcactctcctagTTCTGTTTTGATCTCCACCAAGTCCTGAGAGAAACATCTGGCccttcagctgctaaatgctctactCTGTTCACCAGCCAATAGCTAACTTTGTGTgagctggaaaaccaaaacaatgagctgaaagacgtgAAAACGCTGCCATTTGAggcagtggaacaagctgtaaacacaacacttacATATTATAAACATATAAAGTTATTATGGCGAACTAATTTTTATTTCACCTGATGAACGTAAGTCCAATTTCAAGctctctgttttggtttccaccaactcctgagagaaatatctggctcttgagctgctaaatgctccactatgttcaccagttagtcGCTAACTTTATCTGGCTGTCGTTTGGTGCTGAAAAGGGAGAGTTCAGTGGGTTTATCGGAGCTTTTTCACAGAATACATCTGCCCGCTGCATGTAGAAACGACACTGTTGACAGCGGTGAACCAAAACTGCAGAGTTGCGGGacggaaaacaaaaaaacaaaaacaatgagctgaaagacactaaaaagaGCTGAGGGCAACTGCAGAGTtcggtgataattctctgtgggttcattaTTACTTGggacccctttcacattacatgtaggCATTTAATCCATGTTATTATCCAAACAACACAGCTTAATTACTTTGCTGATTCACAGCAAAAGTTTTAGTGGCTAATATTTTTTCTGGCAAAGGCATATTTTACCTGCCGCTTATCAAAATCCGCAGCAATAGATTTCACTGCGATGAGCATGTAGGGAGCAGTGGTAgaccctcttcctcctcctccttcttcctctgctccaatgtgacatttttctgGTTGGTCTATGAGCAGCTTAAAGTTTCTGTTATCCTTCTCTCTCAGATAGCTCTCAAAGTCAAATGGTGGCAACGTGGGTAGAGGATTGCCAGTGGCCTTGGTCGGCACAACATTCTTCTGTCGTGACCTGGATTTTCCCTTAGGTTTGACCTGAGGTTTGGATTTGGGCTGAGGAGGTTTAGACTTGGACTGGGGCCTGCATGCAGGCAGCTGTGGCTCTGAAGGGCTGGATGGTAACTGCTAATTAGGAGAAATGATGTAAGACAGAGgacatttattaaaacaaatgtcattTCAATGAACGTATTATAAATTTAGCGACTATGTGCAAACATGCATAAGTAgtgaacaaaaataagaaagctaaaaagctaaaataacACTGAAGATATCACCATAATTTCTGTTTATACTGCTTCATGTTTATCTCTTAATGGTTCATATAAAACATCATACTGATGCACTCAGTATGAATGTTCATGCAACACATACTGCTTGTGGATTTCAGCTCATCATTGCAAAACACCAGCAGACAGTATATGAGTATATCTCCACACTCACTGCTGTTTCTCTGTGAGCACAAAGAGCATCATTTCCTTAAGTGAGGTGTGAGCTACACTAACAAATAATGATTTCCTTTCAACAACTTCAGGTCAACATATCACATCCAACCCTGGTCTGGTTTCACTGATTCGTCACAGAAGTCTTCCTCACATCATCCTGCAAAGTCATCTCTGCCTTCACTTATCACTTGAAACACTTACTTTCTAACAGTCTCTGCAAACCAGGATAACGTTACTTTTCGTCATGTGATGTAAAATCAACCACAACATAATGACACCAAATACAGATGGAAACTGATGGCTTGACAAATGTGTGAAATGAGAATAATGCTGACCCAAATTTAAAAACCTATTTGATATAAATGTATCCTGGTAAATTCTACATGTTACCATTTTCTTGAAACTCACCAGATTAGGGTGATGCAAATCGCAACAAGTTGTATAGTGGTgcaaattcatattttactgttgaaaCAAGTGTACATGCAAGGTTCGACGCACTTATTATTCAGTTCCATAGTCTGCCCATATCTTCATGCTGTATTCTTACAACCACATTGCTGTGGTTCAGCAGTGAAGCCACTTGCACAGATGAAATGGTATTGAAATTTTTGCTTATTGTACAGTGTTTTCCAATTTCCAGCTGACAGCCTCTGGTTAGTATTATTCATTGGTGACCCCTTGCTGTTCCCTCTAATATTTCCAGTGGCACACCAGTGTGTTGcaacacaaatttaaaaacaatgacCTTAAAG
Protein-coding regions in this window:
- the b3gnt9 gene encoding UDP-GlcNAc:betaGal beta-1,3-N-acetylglucosaminyltransferase 9 isoform X1, with translation MLRKMVMMRRILHVKGDVMCTMLLLVLFCLLLYARQVLVSSGWDRPEWKLEIHSSTSSSRTLLGANGAKVGQESPGQLPSSPSEPQLPACRPQSKSKPPQPKSKPQVKPKGKSRSRQKNVVPTKATGNPLPTLPPFDFESYLREKDNRNFKLLIDQPEKCHIGAEEEGGGGRGSTTAPYMLIAVKSIAADFDKRQVVRRTWGKEGHFKNGVSIRTLFLLGVPRNRTALPLWDRLLAYESETYRDILLWDFEDTFFNLTLKETHFLEWINSSCPHVEFIFKGDADVYVNIENILEMLQGQKSDEDLFVGDIIVHAKPIRRRSSKYYVPEFMYGGGLYPSYAGGGGFVMSGHTARRLSTACQQVELFPIDDVFLGMCLQLIGVKPSRHRGFRTFGIPRPSAAPHLQTFDPCFYRELMVVHSLSVPQIWLMWNLLHDPKLSCHNRTSPTSWPFRWKDKVGDAGEETDYGEKQVFVTH
- the b3gnt9 gene encoding UDP-GlcNAc:betaGal beta-1,3-N-acetylglucosaminyltransferase 9 isoform X2 codes for the protein MLRKMVMMRRILHVKGDVMCTMLLLVLFCLLLYARQVLVSSGWDRPEWKLEIHSSTSSSRTLLGANGAKVGQESPGLPSSPSEPQLPACRPQSKSKPPQPKSKPQVKPKGKSRSRQKNVVPTKATGNPLPTLPPFDFESYLREKDNRNFKLLIDQPEKCHIGAEEEGGGGRGSTTAPYMLIAVKSIAADFDKRQVVRRTWGKEGHFKNGVSIRTLFLLGVPRNRTALPLWDRLLAYESETYRDILLWDFEDTFFNLTLKETHFLEWINSSCPHVEFIFKGDADVYVNIENILEMLQGQKSDEDLFVGDIIVHAKPIRRRSSKYYVPEFMYGGGLYPSYAGGGGFVMSGHTARRLSTACQQVELFPIDDVFLGMCLQLIGVKPSRHRGFRTFGIPRPSAAPHLQTFDPCFYRELMVVHSLSVPQIWLMWNLLHDPKLSCHNRTSPTSWPFRWKDKVGDAGEETDYGEKQVFVTH